A genomic stretch from Sulfurimonas sediminis includes:
- the rnhA gene encoding ribonuclease HI — MKKITLFSDGSALGNPGPGGYGVILRYGTSEKELSGSELHTTNNRMELKGAIEGLRALKEPCEVDIISDSSYVVKGINEWLQNWIKRDFKKVKNPDLWKEYIEVAKPHKIHAIWVRGHDGHEENERCDVLAKEAAQKAKEALT, encoded by the coding sequence GTGAAGAAAATAACTCTTTTCAGTGACGGCAGTGCCTTGGGAAATCCAGGGCCGGGAGGTTATGGCGTTATTTTGCGATATGGTACAAGTGAAAAAGAGCTTTCAGGCTCGGAACTTCATACTACAAATAACAGAATGGAACTCAAAGGTGCAATAGAAGGACTTCGTGCTCTAAAAGAGCCTTGTGAGGTCGATATAATTTCTGATTCCTCTTATGTGGTAAAAGGAATCAATGAGTGGTTGCAAAACTGGATTAAAAGAGATTTTAAAAAAGTCAAGAACCCTGATTTGTGGAAAGAATATATAGAAGTGGCCAAACCGCATAAGATTCATGCCATATGGGTACGGGGACATGACGGTCATGAAGAAAATGAGCGATGCGATGTATTGGCGAAAGAAGCGGCGCAAAAAGCCAAAGAAGCTTTAACATAA
- the ccoG gene encoding cytochrome c oxidase accessory protein CcoG: MSEKKKSIEIPTPWRIKRYYVYALATIVALVLPWIKVNGHHFFLLSFDKMKLDLAFVQFDMQELYLMPFLLMLLFITIFGMTVLGGRVFCGWVCPQTVFRVIYRDLIETKLLHLRKRIGNKQQEPDMSKPENKVKKAIAIMIWTVLALIAGADFMWYFVPPETFFQYLSNPGEHLTMIGFVVGIAAFLIYDIVFLKENFCIYVCPYSRVQSVLYDEHTVMAIYDFNRGGHIYDEHHHKKFEKQKELQTVEPNAECTTCEKCVTVCPTHIDIREGLQLECINCLECVDACTTVMGKLGKPSLVTWSSEYEIAEKKGKTKYFRPKIIAYMVLLVGLMFALGYMSTTKEHMLLNINKETRLYAVKHLANNKFAVENSYVFLLQNTENEPMKFFFEVIPPKGMEGKIQIVKPSKPFRVVPGVKKKKIVTLRTTEMLADDKRKDTIIPITIHAYALDKDGKPSKLISVMRHTIFVFPKENVLLGSK, translated from the coding sequence ATGAGTGAAAAGAAAAAAAGTATAGAGATACCTACCCCTTGGAGAATTAAACGCTATTATGTTTATGCGTTGGCGACAATAGTGGCTTTGGTGCTGCCATGGATTAAAGTCAATGGACACCACTTCTTTTTATTGAGTTTTGACAAAATGAAACTGGACCTTGCTTTTGTGCAGTTTGATATGCAAGAGTTGTATTTGATGCCATTTTTATTGATGCTTCTTTTTATTACTATATTTGGTATGACAGTTTTAGGTGGTCGTGTTTTTTGTGGATGGGTATGTCCGCAAACTGTGTTTCGTGTCATTTACCGTGACTTGATTGAAACAAAGTTATTGCATTTACGCAAGCGTATCGGAAACAAGCAACAAGAACCGGATATGTCAAAACCTGAAAACAAAGTCAAAAAAGCGATCGCTATTATGATATGGACAGTGCTTGCATTGATTGCAGGAGCCGATTTTATGTGGTATTTTGTCCCGCCGGAGACCTTTTTCCAGTATCTAAGCAATCCTGGAGAGCATTTGACAATGATTGGTTTTGTTGTAGGGATTGCAGCATTTTTGATTTATGACATTGTATTTTTAAAAGAAAATTTTTGTATTTATGTCTGTCCATACTCTCGTGTACAGTCAGTACTCTATGATGAACACACAGTTATGGCGATATATGACTTTAACAGAGGCGGACATATCTACGACGAGCATCACCATAAAAAATTTGAAAAACAAAAAGAGTTGCAAACAGTAGAGCCAAATGCCGAATGTACGACATGTGAAAAATGTGTCACTGTCTGTCCTACACACATCGATATTCGTGAGGGACTGCAACTTGAATGTATAAACTGTCTGGAATGTGTTGATGCCTGTACAACAGTTATGGGCAAACTTGGAAAACCATCACTCGTGACATGGTCAAGTGAGTATGAAATAGCTGAGAAAAAAGGAAAAACAAAATATTTTCGTCCAAAAATCATAGCATATATGGTTTTACTTGTGGGTCTTATGTTCGCACTTGGATATATGAGTACGACGAAAGAGCATATGCTTTTAAATATCAACAAAGAGACAAGACTTTATGCTGTCAAACATCTTGCAAATAATAAATTTGCAGTTGAAAATTCTTATGTCTTTTTATTGCAAAATACTGAGAACGAACCAATGAAATTTTTCTTTGAAGTTATTCCTCCAAAAGGAATGGAAGGGAAAATTCAAATAGTAAAACCGTCAAAACCTTTTAGAGTGGTTCCTGGTGTTAAAAAGAAAAAAATTGTAACACTCAGAACAACAGAAATGTTGGCTGATGACAAACGCAAGGATACTATTATTCCTATTACTATTCATGCATATGCTTTGGATAAAGACGGAAAGCCAAGTAAACTTATTTCTGTAATGAGACATACAATCTTCGTCTTTCCTAAAGAGAATGTCCTTTTAGGCTCAAAATAA
- a CDS encoding ISAs1 family transposase: MATKTREKLAKKRSIRGYADQAQSNQLLKLFSEVTDYRKPQGKRHRLEHILYLSVLAGLMGATDYKQISIWIEKHIQKEQVKRLLGVEFILTPKKSLVSDVLAKVDSQEVEVVFRKWIRTYVDTRGKHLSVDGKVMNGSKYKDKRSIEVVGAVLSEIGVIIAHQQIAEKSNEIPALQAMIGELGDEFIFTFDAMNTQKNS; encoded by the coding sequence ATGGCAACAAAAACAAGAGAAAAATTAGCGAAAAAGCGTTCTATAAGAGGGTATGCAGATCAAGCCCAATCAAATCAACTTTTAAAATTGTTTTCAGAGGTGACAGACTATCGGAAACCTCAAGGTAAAAGACACCGACTAGAACATATTTTATATCTTTCAGTATTGGCTGGATTGATGGGAGCAACTGACTATAAGCAAATATCTATTTGGATAGAGAAGCATATTCAAAAAGAACAAGTTAAAAGATTATTAGGTGTAGAGTTTATATTAACACCAAAGAAAAGTTTGGTTTCTGATGTGTTAGCGAAAGTTGATAGCCAAGAAGTTGAAGTTGTTTTTAGGAAATGGATAAGAACCTATGTCGATACAAGAGGAAAGCACCTGAGCGTAGATGGCAAGGTTATGAATGGCAGCAAATACAAAGATAAGAGATCAATAGAAGTAGTTGGTGCTGTTTTATCTGAGATAGGGGTAATAATTGCTCATCAACAAATAGCAGAGAAGTCGAATGAAATACCTGCCCTTCAGGCTATGATAGGGGAATTGGGAGATGAATTTATCTTTACTTTTGATGCAATGAATACCCAAAAAAACTCTTGA
- the metH gene encoding methionine synthase, translating into MTTKQYILETIKKRPLIIDGAMGTQLQQRDDQIPKEAWKGNEGCNELLNVTAPEIMNDIFHAYLTAGADFITTNTFGSFSWVLDEYNIGHRAYELTRAGAELVKKQCEAFSTPEHPRFCLGSIGPGTKLPSLGHITYDEMYAGYTEFCLALIDGGVDVFLIETAQDPLQIKAALHAIQEACRQKEVEIPIMVSVTIELSGTMLIGTDAETIATIMEPFDILSLGFNCGTGPEQVLKHVKTLSELWGKPISVHANAGLPQNRGGYTYYPMGPDEFVAQQEKFLEYDGVSFLGGCCGTTPQHIRALVDKVTTVTPKTPSGSQQNSIASLFNTVPLMQEPAPLLVGERSNATGSKAFRELLLAEDYEGTLSVAQQQVRAGAHVLDVNVGFAGRDETKDMTEVMAMYAQKIALPLMPDSTQTKGLETALKHIGGKPILNSVNLEDGEPKFDAVCQLAKKFGASLVCLTIDEKGMAKTVEDKIRVAERIIDLATNRHGIKKEDLVFDVLTFTLGSGDEEYFDAGINTIEAIRQLRQKHPEVGAILGLSNISFGLDKDARPYLNSMFLHHCVEAGLTSVIINVKHIIPLNKIPKEDQEICDDLIFNRKPNGEALFTFIEHFSSKEAVDNDAVDEAYLKMSDEEKIAKLLMDGDKDRMIPLVEEARHKIAPEKIVNEILIDAMKVVGELFGSGQMQLPFVLQSAETMKKAVDHLKPYLPKIEKETDTTLILGTVKGDVHDVGKNLVDIILSNNGYKVINLGIKVELDSFLETLEKSNAQALGMSGLLVKSTQVMLENLNILQEKGIKIPILLGGAALTRAFIDDFCRPAYDGPIFYCKDAFDGVTAMSRIEAGNFDTNLHPDAPEIERKEVKEVIIPPLSEIKMPSRDVPVPTPPFWGRREIKLTSQQIEMAFEWINHKILFKSRWGYSSKGMTKEAYQKQLDEVVWPAYEKLKKRFIEEKLFEPTILYGYWPCRSDDTSLLIFDESEGWFKEEDINREPLEHIIGRAKEVFTFPRQRKKPHRALSDFFHNDRHDVIALTCVSAGSKISDAEREIYERGDYTEYYQFHGLGVELAEALAEIAHKQIRLDLNIAKDEGNTLADVRMNRYQGSRYSFGYAACPDLELNRPLFNLLKPEEFGIELSETFQIHPEQSTSALVVYHPEATYYNV; encoded by the coding sequence ATGACAACAAAACAATACATCTTGGAAACTATCAAAAAACGCCCGCTTATCATCGATGGGGCAATGGGTACACAACTGCAGCAGCGTGATGACCAAATTCCAAAAGAGGCATGGAAAGGCAACGAAGGCTGTAATGAACTCTTAAATGTGACAGCTCCTGAAATTATGAATGATATTTTTCATGCCTATCTGACTGCCGGGGCTGATTTCATCACAACCAATACCTTTGGTTCATTTTCCTGGGTTTTGGATGAATACAACATTGGTCACCGTGCGTATGAACTGACACGTGCCGGAGCAGAACTGGTAAAAAAGCAGTGTGAAGCTTTTTCAACACCGGAGCATCCCCGTTTTTGTTTGGGTTCCATAGGACCGGGAACCAAACTTCCTTCTCTTGGTCACATCACCTATGATGAGATGTATGCAGGCTATACTGAATTTTGTCTTGCCCTGATTGATGGAGGAGTTGATGTATTTCTCATTGAAACGGCGCAGGACCCACTGCAGATAAAGGCTGCCCTGCATGCTATACAAGAAGCCTGCAGACAAAAAGAGGTAGAGATTCCCATTATGGTTTCTGTAACCATCGAGCTCAGCGGAACAATGCTTATAGGGACAGATGCTGAGACAATTGCAACCATTATGGAACCCTTTGACATTCTCTCTCTTGGTTTCAACTGTGGAACAGGACCCGAACAGGTACTCAAACATGTCAAAACACTCAGTGAACTTTGGGGCAAACCAATCAGTGTGCATGCCAATGCCGGTCTGCCACAAAACCGCGGAGGCTACACTTACTACCCGATGGGACCTGATGAGTTTGTTGCACAACAGGAGAAGTTTTTAGAGTATGACGGTGTGAGCTTTTTAGGAGGATGCTGCGGAACAACACCTCAGCATATTCGCGCACTTGTTGATAAAGTCACAACAGTTACACCTAAAACACCATCAGGTTCTCAGCAAAATTCCATCGCTTCACTTTTTAACACCGTTCCTCTTATGCAAGAACCCGCACCGCTGCTTGTAGGTGAGCGTTCCAATGCAACCGGTTCAAAGGCATTCCGTGAACTGCTTTTGGCAGAAGATTATGAAGGCACCCTCTCCGTTGCCCAGCAGCAGGTTCGCGCAGGTGCGCATGTGCTTGATGTCAATGTCGGGTTTGCCGGGCGCGATGAAACAAAAGATATGACAGAAGTCATGGCAATGTACGCCCAAAAAATCGCCCTGCCCCTTATGCCTGACTCTACTCAGACCAAAGGACTTGAAACTGCCCTCAAACATATCGGAGGCAAACCGATTCTCAACTCTGTCAACCTTGAAGACGGCGAGCCGAAATTTGACGCCGTGTGTCAGTTGGCCAAAAAATTTGGTGCCAGTCTTGTCTGTCTGACGATTGATGAAAAAGGGATGGCAAAAACCGTCGAAGACAAAATCAGAGTAGCAGAGCGCATTATCGACCTCGCAACCAACCGTCACGGCATCAAAAAAGAGGACCTTGTATTTGATGTTTTGACCTTTACATTGGGCTCAGGTGATGAAGAGTATTTTGATGCGGGTATCAATACTATTGAAGCTATTCGCCAACTTCGTCAAAAACATCCGGAAGTCGGTGCAATTTTAGGGCTTTCAAATATCTCTTTCGGACTTGACAAAGATGCAAGACCCTACCTCAACTCTATGTTTTTGCATCATTGTGTCGAGGCAGGACTTACCTCGGTTATCATCAATGTCAAGCATATCATTCCACTGAATAAAATTCCAAAAGAAGATCAGGAAATTTGTGATGATTTGATTTTCAACCGCAAACCAAACGGAGAAGCGCTTTTTACCTTTATAGAACATTTTTCTTCCAAAGAGGCCGTAGACAATGATGCTGTGGATGAAGCCTATCTCAAAATGAGTGACGAAGAGAAAATCGCCAAACTCCTGATGGACGGAGACAAAGACAGAATGATTCCTCTTGTGGAGGAGGCTCGTCACAAAATTGCTCCTGAAAAAATAGTCAATGAGATTCTCATTGATGCCATGAAAGTTGTCGGTGAACTTTTCGGTTCAGGGCAGATGCAGCTTCCTTTTGTATTACAGTCAGCAGAAACCATGAAAAAAGCAGTTGACCATCTCAAACCCTATCTGCCAAAAATTGAAAAAGAGACAGATACCACACTGATACTGGGAACCGTTAAAGGCGATGTTCATGATGTCGGGAAAAATCTTGTGGATATTATTCTCTCAAACAACGGGTATAAAGTTATCAATCTTGGTATAAAAGTAGAACTTGACAGCTTTCTTGAAACATTGGAAAAATCAAACGCACAGGCTCTTGGTATGAGTGGTCTTTTGGTAAAATCGACACAGGTGATGCTTGAAAACTTGAATATTTTACAGGAAAAAGGCATTAAAATTCCGATTCTTTTGGGTGGTGCAGCTCTTACACGTGCTTTTATAGATGATTTTTGCCGACCTGCCTATGACGGCCCTATTTTTTACTGCAAAGATGCTTTTGACGGTGTCACCGCCATGAGCCGCATAGAAGCCGGTAATTTTGATACAAACCTGCATCCTGATGCACCTGAAATAGAGCGAAAAGAAGTCAAAGAGGTTATTATCCCGCCGTTGTCTGAAATCAAAATGCCCTCACGGGATGTACCCGTACCGACACCGCCGTTTTGGGGCAGACGCGAAATTAAACTTACCTCACAGCAAATTGAAATGGCTTTTGAATGGATTAACCATAAAATACTTTTCAAATCCCGCTGGGGCTACTCCTCAAAAGGCATGACAAAAGAAGCCTACCAAAAACAGCTTGATGAAGTTGTATGGCCCGCCTATGAAAAACTCAAAAAGCGTTTTATAGAAGAAAAACTTTTTGAGCCGACCATACTCTACGGCTACTGGCCGTGCAGAAGCGATGATACCTCCCTTTTGATTTTTGATGAAAGCGAAGGCTGGTTCAAAGAAGAAGATATCAACCGTGAACCGCTTGAACACATTATAGGACGCGCCAAAGAAGTTTTTACCTTTCCGCGTCAGAGAAAAAAACCACACCGCGCACTCAGTGACTTTTTTCATAACGACAGACATGATGTCATTGCCCTTACCTGTGTGAGTGCCGGCAGTAAAATCAGTGATGCAGAACGCGAAATCTATGAAAGAGGCGACTATACGGAGTATTATCAGTTTCATGGACTCGGGGTTGAACTTGCTGAAGCACTTGCCGAAATTGCCCATAAACAAATACGCCTTGATCTCAACATAGCAAAAGATGAAGGAAACACTCTAGCCGATGTACGCATGAACAGATATCAGGGAAGCCGCTACTCTTTTGGCTATGCCGCCTGCCCTGACTTGGAACTCAACCGTCCTTTGTTCAACCTTTTAAAACCCGAAGAGTTTGGAATTGAATTAAGTGAAACATTTCAAATTCATCCTGAGCAGTCAACTTCGGCTCTTGTCGTTTATCATCCTGAAGCTACATATTATAATGTGTAG
- a CDS encoding YeiH family protein yields MAFSKENRKGTVSGIIFVAIFAAAATSIAQIAFVKSLGISPLVIGIVLGIFYANTLHNHIPSAWGTGITFSGKKILRFAIVFYGFRITFQQIMDVGLSGFTVSLIMLSTTFLLGTYLGIKAFKMDKDTSMLTAAGASVCGAAAVLATEPVLKAEGYKTAVAVSMVVLFGTISMFLYPVLYASIIEPATGFLHMTPEQFGIYTGGTIHEVAQVVAVPASIPGAPEIMANSAVIVKMTRVIMIAPMLIVLGIYLSMQAKKEGKSGGKLQLVIPWFAVYFIGMAGFNSLDLVPHAIVDTINTIDTFLLTMAMTALGMGTIFSKFKGLGLAPLYTAGAMFAWLVIGGFVVTKFVTAAL; encoded by the coding sequence ATGGCATTCTCAAAAGAAAATAGAAAAGGTACTGTTTCAGGTATCATCTTTGTTGCAATATTTGCAGCTGCTGCAACATCAATAGCGCAAATTGCATTTGTCAAATCACTTGGCATCTCTCCTCTTGTTATCGGTATAGTATTAGGTATTTTTTATGCAAATACTTTACATAACCATATTCCAAGCGCATGGGGAACCGGTATTACGTTTTCAGGCAAAAAGATTCTTCGTTTCGCAATCGTATTTTATGGTTTTCGCATAACATTTCAGCAGATTATGGATGTGGGACTCAGTGGTTTTACTGTCTCACTCATTATGCTTTCCACGACTTTTTTACTGGGAACATATTTAGGTATAAAAGCGTTTAAAATGGATAAAGACACATCAATGCTTACAGCAGCAGGTGCCTCTGTCTGTGGTGCTGCGGCAGTTCTTGCAACAGAGCCTGTTTTAAAAGCAGAAGGGTATAAAACTGCTGTAGCGGTTTCAATGGTTGTGCTCTTTGGTACAATTTCTATGTTTTTGTATCCTGTGTTGTATGCATCAATTATTGAGCCGGCAACAGGATTTTTGCATATGACTCCGGAACAGTTTGGTATCTATACGGGCGGGACTATTCATGAAGTGGCACAGGTTGTGGCTGTACCTGCTTCTATTCCGGGTGCACCTGAAATTATGGCAAACTCTGCAGTGATTGTTAAAATGACTCGTGTTATTATGATTGCGCCAATGCTTATTGTTTTGGGAATTTATTTGTCTATGCAGGCAAAAAAAGAGGGAAAATCCGGTGGTAAATTACAGCTTGTTATCCCTTGGTTTGCAGTATATTTTATAGGTATGGCCGGATTTAACTCTTTAGATTTGGTACCGCATGCTATTGTTGATACTATCAATACAATTGATACTTTTCTTTTAACGATGGCAATGACAGCACTGGGTATGGGAACAATCTTTTCCAAATTCAAAGGTCTTGGTTTGGCACCGCTGTATACTGCCGGTGCGATGTTTGCATGGCTGGTTATAGGTGGTTTTGTGGTGACGAAGTTTGTAACAGCTGCTCTGTAG
- a CDS encoding conjugal transfer protein TraF encodes MKKIVSLSLIALSTLVYADMSIQPFLYKDPRIMGMGGVNTAVGGYSTAVFYNPAGLIKIKKSHGVEVELLGLGITSSEKTKTFIDDLSNSKDSEVINTLDKYSGDAFNASASNYSSVSYHTQNDIAYSLGILAAVDANFMPHTNSGANGVLETHSRAYGGIFLSGAKKYTGIKLPLLGNKLDGSLTVGVTAKYITQKSYEAGLDLGEVVNNKDDLAQYLQDTYEVDNSGFGLDVGFLYEFNNEKWNPAVGLSVMNIGTLDFEDAYGAQPLSVNLGVSISPKIPWFDDLKVGVDYIDLFNAQQMRVRNYNPYRSQDQYDNANIEYELLQHLRIGASLGLVDNSWFMMTLNGGLYKGSYTAGFDMQLAIFKLQAATYQEQLGSTIGQIEDRRYMLVVGIGW; translated from the coding sequence ATGAAAAAAATAGTATCATTATCACTTATTGCTTTAAGTACATTGGTTTATGCAGATATGTCAATACAGCCTTTTTTATATAAAGATCCCCGTATTATGGGAATGGGCGGAGTAAATACTGCCGTTGGCGGTTATTCCACTGCTGTTTTTTATAATCCTGCAGGGCTTATTAAAATTAAAAAAAGTCATGGTGTTGAGGTTGAACTTTTAGGCTTGGGTATCACTTCTTCTGAAAAGACAAAGACTTTTATAGATGATTTGAGTAATTCTAAAGATAGCGAGGTTATTAATACTTTGGATAAATATTCAGGGGATGCTTTTAATGCCTCTGCTTCTAACTATAGTTCTGTCTCATACCATACACAAAATGACATAGCATACTCACTTGGTATTTTGGCAGCAGTAGATGCAAACTTTATGCCACATACGAACAGTGGTGCAAATGGAGTGCTGGAGACACATTCCAGAGCCTATGGCGGGATTTTTTTATCAGGTGCAAAAAAATACACGGGTATAAAACTTCCCTTACTTGGGAATAAGCTTGACGGTTCTTTAACTGTAGGTGTTACTGCTAAATATATAACACAAAAATCTTATGAAGCTGGATTGGATCTTGGCGAAGTAGTTAATAATAAAGATGATTTGGCACAATATCTTCAAGATACATATGAGGTTGATAATTCTGGTTTTGGACTGGATGTTGGCTTTTTATACGAATTTAACAATGAAAAATGGAATCCGGCAGTGGGCTTGAGTGTGATGAATATAGGCACACTTGATTTTGAAGATGCGTATGGCGCACAGCCTTTATCGGTAAACCTCGGGGTCTCCATTTCTCCGAAAATTCCATGGTTTGATGATTTAAAAGTAGGAGTAGACTATATAGACCTTTTCAACGCCCAACAAATGAGAGTGAGAAACTACAACCCATACCGTTCCCAAGATCAATATGACAATGCCAATATAGAGTATGAACTTTTGCAGCATTTAAGAATTGGTGCCAGTTTGGGGCTTGTTGATAATTCCTGGTTTATGATGACTCTTAACGGCGGCTTGTACAAAGGCTCTTATACTGCAGGTTTTGATATGCAGCTTGCAATTTTTAAACTTCAGGCTGCAACATACCAAGAACAGCTAGGTTCGACAATTGGACAAATTGAAGACAGACGCTATATGCTGGTGGTTGGAATTGGCTGGTAA
- a CDS encoding tetratricopeptide repeat protein, giving the protein MNTFFIEFRDPLFSIIIFFTIIFIITFFSYWWGRYKRKEDSKQISKFLEQFRTLPSHNELKILIAEGGLSEKSWLLLASAYYKNGDYEKSIEIYNEILKLGNKRNTRETMFLLGKTYFKAGFLERSKHVFLEILKKNPRTPEALHYLLLVYEYMKDYKSALEVLEPLDELQEDVILERAYLHVLEALDSPNMTKEEKVQKLLEIYKNAHRLAYLIFDYIFQVNPQLAWENIDISKSELLTELFWRCDSKDLNLDIITDNGYLRELYTARGDVKLAYNSSIFELDVLIKLEGKSNATLSFEYVCDNCKGTYPFAFSRCSSCHAIDTARVEYSLSKDYGKEFSEENNSFQ; this is encoded by the coding sequence ATGAATACTTTTTTTATAGAGTTTCGAGACCCTCTTTTTTCCATTATTATTTTCTTTACCATTATATTTATAATTACTTTTTTTTCTTATTGGTGGGGGAGATATAAAAGAAAAGAGGACTCTAAACAGATAAGTAAATTTTTGGAACAGTTTCGTACCTTGCCATCACATAACGAATTGAAAATTTTAATAGCTGAAGGAGGGCTGTCTGAAAAATCATGGCTGCTTCTTGCAAGTGCATACTATAAAAACGGTGATTATGAAAAAAGTATAGAGATATATAATGAAATATTAAAACTTGGAAATAAAAGAAATACGAGAGAAACAATGTTTTTACTTGGAAAAACATATTTTAAAGCAGGGTTTTTAGAACGTTCCAAGCATGTTTTTTTAGAAATTTTGAAAAAGAATCCTCGTACACCGGAAGCTTTACATTATTTGCTTCTTGTATATGAATATATGAAAGATTACAAATCTGCTTTGGAAGTTTTAGAGCCATTGGATGAACTTCAAGAAGATGTTATTCTTGAACGTGCGTATCTACATGTTTTGGAAGCTCTTGATTCGCCGAATATGACAAAAGAAGAAAAAGTCCAAAAGTTGTTGGAGATCTATAAAAATGCTCATCGTCTGGCTTATTTGATATTTGATTATATTTTTCAAGTAAATCCGCAACTTGCCTGGGAAAATATTGACATCTCTAAAAGTGAACTTTTGACAGAACTCTTCTGGCGATGTGATTCAAAAGATTTGAATTTGGATATAATTACAGACAATGGCTATCTGCGGGAACTTTATACTGCAAGAGGTGATGTGAAACTTGCATACAACAGCAGTATATTTGAGCTTGATGTGCTGATAAAACTTGAGGGAAAATCAAATGCAACACTCAGTTTTGAGTATGTGTGTGATAACTGCAAAGGGACATATCCTTTTGCTTTTAGCCGTTGCAGTTCATGCCATGCGATAGATACAGCAAGAGTGGAATACAGTTTAAGTAAAGATTACGGTAAGGAATTCAGTGAAGAAAATAACTCTTTTCAGTGA
- a CDS encoding transposase: MPKKTLDAIENSGSKYIAKVKDNQKTLLDKIDEISRDIKPTNIYKAKPVQQSNEWINRKVFVYQPTTFYHNGITHIRSIIKVIKKVESTNHKTGEITNSTRIQFCIANFHESAEFFHNKILHHWKVETMHQYKDNSLLEDAHNCHLNPFLMTILRSMILNILHLNGAKSIQEQLINNRWDLDDSIAQILKLSF; the protein is encoded by the coding sequence ATACCCAAAAAAACTCTTGATGCTATCGAAAATAGTGGTTCAAAATATATTGCCAAGGTAAAAGATAATCAAAAAACCTTACTTGATAAAATAGATGAAATTTCAAGAGATATAAAACCGACAAATATTTACAAGGCTAAACCTGTCCAACAATCTAATGAATGGATTAATAGGAAGGTGTTTGTATATCAACCAACTACTTTTTATCATAATGGCATAACTCATATTCGCTCAATAATAAAAGTTATAAAAAAAGTAGAGTCAACAAATCATAAAACTGGCGAGATTACTAATAGCACTAGAATTCAATTCTGTATTGCAAATTTTCATGAAAGTGCAGAATTCTTTCACAATAAAATTTTACACCATTGGAAAGTGGAAACCATGCATCAATACAAAGATAATTCACTTTTAGAAGATGCTCATAATTGTCATTTAAATCCATTTTTAATGACTATTCTTAGAAGTATGATTTTGAATATTTTACACCTTAATGGTGCAAAATCTATACAAGAACAACTCATCAACAATAGATGGGATTTGGATGACTCTATCGCTCAAATATTAAAATTGAGTTTTTAG
- a CDS encoding recombinase family protein, producing the protein MTIAYIRPDKNFLAAHEQLQHINAYALSKQITINEEFVDQTSQNKRLDKRTNVTSYFQSKKEAILLIYDVWVLSTNMEDLIQMVSCLMKNNYKVHFIKHSVIMSKESSAMLILGLMDQLRQKIQADAKRMIGRPKGSRSSSKFDKYINEILQYLKEGKSVSSMARLLNVSRSSLKDYIESRELKQVAFGSLVPEAKENAEEQVINTIICPE; encoded by the coding sequence ATGACAATAGCATACATCCGCCCAGATAAAAATTTTCTTGCGGCACATGAACAATTACAGCATATTAATGCCTACGCTCTTAGTAAGCAGATTACAATAAATGAAGAATTTGTAGATCAAACTTCCCAAAATAAACGCTTAGATAAACGTACAAATGTAACCTCTTATTTCCAATCAAAAAAAGAAGCGATACTGTTGATATATGATGTTTGGGTTTTGAGTACAAATATGGAAGATTTAATTCAGATGGTAAGCTGCCTAATGAAAAATAACTATAAAGTACACTTTATTAAACATTCCGTTATAATGTCCAAAGAGAGCAGTGCAATGTTGATTTTAGGCCTTATGGATCAGTTGCGCCAAAAAATCCAAGCTGATGCAAAACGAATGATTGGTCGTCCCAAAGGGAGTAGGTCAAGCTCTAAATTTGATAAATACATTAACGAAATTTTACAGTATTTAAAAGAGGGAAAGAGTGTGAGTTCTATGGCTCGGCTTTTAAATGTAAGTAGAAGTTCGTTAAAAGATTATATAGAATCAAGAGAGTTAAAACAGGTTGCATTTGGTTCATTAGTACCAGAAGCCAAAGAGAATGCAGAAGAACAAGTGATTAATACTATCATTTGTCCAGAATGA